A window of Puntigrus tetrazona isolate hp1 chromosome 11, ASM1883169v1, whole genome shotgun sequence contains these coding sequences:
- the si:ch211-227n13.3 gene encoding uncharacterized protein si:ch211-227n13.3 isoform X1: MTSRARFGSKVDAREQPCSCAEVNRKLRFGFGSICVEHGFKTMDVLDVLFQQTDYRHFEREENYHYLTNFPSRQESGYNSEVNILVLKEVTTQTVSMKLRRSTDLRGRRLRRREREKDSGIVSVVLSDTDCSQSDGVEEMKDPGPVARDVKRPVRKRGAVKKVDERMLSVAEPERGTIRKRKEDERTLSVEEPEDGRIQKICLAPGAMAEDTLEKLRFRADTSEAKLESQGELESSLDESGTDFTVESGPSSPCRPVHTVRCRECERLFAKMRKEPSLKKKSRDADPASLSCDVWVLLKKWHPQRRRHREKGSLWASLSRVRKLLAGASNSAFINKTEASCSRPHVFQQRTLRRCKHLLSIQTSLSITKAKPRHRKRSRSVVWPPVAGWNSLMKRRASLNNTSSQQLSPLNLSVSVRQEDKPLVDDSRLNADLKRSPGASSERRTTNVRGKLSKQEVLDGLDGTRRVLKFEDVPETVAVETAERRKSPRLKHRRREVREAHDGFQDEQQEGIPEDSDGFRTPTDLFSVKPKIKRSNQKKISASGVTKPAVQKPSFTTMLAALVKNQNRIIKESCK; the protein is encoded by the exons ATGACAAGTCGCGCGAGGTTTGGCTCAAAAGTGGACGCGCGCGAGCAGCCCTGCTCCTGTGCCGAAGTAAACAGAAAACTGCGATTTGGCTTCGGATCGATCTGCGTCGAGCACGGTTTTAAAACGATGGACGTGCTGGATGTGTTATTTCAGCAAACAGATTATCGACATTTCGAGAGAGA GGAAAATTACCACTACCTCACTAACTTTCCTTCAAGACAGGAGTCGGGATACAACAGTGAG GTGAACATCTTGGTTCTCAAGGAGGTAACTACCCAAACCGTCTCTATGAAACTGCGGCGCAGCACAGACCTGAGAGGCCGGCGGCTTCGACGGAGAGAACGTGAGAAGGACTCTGGGATCGTCTCTGTGGTGCTGAGTGACACTGACTGTAGTCAGTCAGACGGTGTGGAAGAAATGAAAGATCCTGGGCCTGTTGCTCGTGATGTGAAGCGGCCAGTGAGGAAGAGAGGAGCCGTGAAAAAAGTAGATGAGAGGATGCTTTCCGTCGCGGAACCGGAACGTGGGACAATTCGGAAGAGAAAAGAAGATGAGAGGACGCTTTCCGTCGAGGAACCAGAAGATGGAAGGATTCAGAAGATCTGCCTGGCACCCGGTGCTATGGCTGAGGACACTTTAGAGAAACTCAGGTTTAGGGCTGATACCTCTGAGGCCAAGCTCGAGTCTCAGGGAGAGCTTGAGTCTTCTTTGGATGAGTCCGGCACTGATTTCACCGTGGAGTCAGGTCCCAGCTCCCCCTGTCGTCCTGTCCATACTGTAAGATGTAGAGAATGCGAGAGGCTTTTTGCCAAGATGAGAAAAGAGCCGAgcctgaaaaagaaaagcagagatGCGG ATCCGGCATCTTTATCCTGTGATGTGTGGGTTCTGCTTAAGAAGTGGCATCCTCAGAGACGGCGCCATCGAGAGAAGGG GTCATTGTGGGCAAGCCTGAGTCGGGTCAGGAAGCTGTTAGCAGGAGCCTCCAATTCTGCATTCATCAACAAAACTGAAGCAAGCTGCTCCAGACCTCATGTGTTTCAGCAGAG GACTTTACGTCGCTGCAAGCATCTTCTCTCCATTCAGACCAGCCTGTCCATTACCAAAGCAAAGCCACGGCATCGAAAGAGGTCGCGGTCTGTGGTCTGGCCACCTGTTGCTGGCTggaattctttaatgaaaaggAGAGCTTCCTTGAACAACACCTCATCTCAGCAGCTTTCTCCTCTCAACCTCAGCGTCAGTGTGAGGCAGGAGGACAAACCGCTTGTGGATGATTCAAGATTAAATGCAGATTTGAAGCGGAGCCCCGGGGCCTCCAGCGAACGGAGGACGACTAATGTCCGGGGCAAACTGAGCAAGCAGGAAGTGCTCGACGGCCTAGACGGAACACGGCGGGTGCTGAAGTTCGAAGACGTGCCTGAAACTGTTGCTGTGGAAACTGCCGAACGGAGGAAAAGCCCTCGGCTGAAGCACAGGCGCCGAGAGGTTCGTGAAGCTCACGACGGTTTCCAGGACGAGCAGCAGGAAGGGATTCCCGAGGATTCGGACGGGTTCAGGACGCCCACAGATCTGTTCAGCGTGAAGCCCAAGATTAAACGAAGTAACCAGAAGAAAATCTCTGCCTCTGGTGTTACAAAACCTGCCGTGCAGAAGCCCAGCTTCACGACCATGCTAGCCGCTCTGGTGAAGAATCAGAACCGGATTATTAAAGAGTCCTGCAAATGA
- the si:ch211-227n13.3 gene encoding uncharacterized protein si:ch211-227n13.3 isoform X2, with translation MENYHYLTNFPSRQESGYNSEVNILVLKEVTTQTVSMKLRRSTDLRGRRLRRREREKDSGIVSVVLSDTDCSQSDGVEEMKDPGPVARDVKRPVRKRGAVKKVDERMLSVAEPERGTIRKRKEDERTLSVEEPEDGRIQKICLAPGAMAEDTLEKLRFRADTSEAKLESQGELESSLDESGTDFTVESGPSSPCRPVHTVRCRECERLFAKMRKEPSLKKKSRDADPASLSCDVWVLLKKWHPQRRRHREKGSLWASLSRVRKLLAGASNSAFINKTEASCSRPHVFQQRTLRRCKHLLSIQTSLSITKAKPRHRKRSRSVVWPPVAGWNSLMKRRASLNNTSSQQLSPLNLSVSVRQEDKPLVDDSRLNADLKRSPGASSERRTTNVRGKLSKQEVLDGLDGTRRVLKFEDVPETVAVETAERRKSPRLKHRRREVREAHDGFQDEQQEGIPEDSDGFRTPTDLFSVKPKIKRSNQKKISASGVTKPAVQKPSFTTMLAALVKNQNRIIKESCK, from the exons AT GGAAAATTACCACTACCTCACTAACTTTCCTTCAAGACAGGAGTCGGGATACAACAGTGAG GTGAACATCTTGGTTCTCAAGGAGGTAACTACCCAAACCGTCTCTATGAAACTGCGGCGCAGCACAGACCTGAGAGGCCGGCGGCTTCGACGGAGAGAACGTGAGAAGGACTCTGGGATCGTCTCTGTGGTGCTGAGTGACACTGACTGTAGTCAGTCAGACGGTGTGGAAGAAATGAAAGATCCTGGGCCTGTTGCTCGTGATGTGAAGCGGCCAGTGAGGAAGAGAGGAGCCGTGAAAAAAGTAGATGAGAGGATGCTTTCCGTCGCGGAACCGGAACGTGGGACAATTCGGAAGAGAAAAGAAGATGAGAGGACGCTTTCCGTCGAGGAACCAGAAGATGGAAGGATTCAGAAGATCTGCCTGGCACCCGGTGCTATGGCTGAGGACACTTTAGAGAAACTCAGGTTTAGGGCTGATACCTCTGAGGCCAAGCTCGAGTCTCAGGGAGAGCTTGAGTCTTCTTTGGATGAGTCCGGCACTGATTTCACCGTGGAGTCAGGTCCCAGCTCCCCCTGTCGTCCTGTCCATACTGTAAGATGTAGAGAATGCGAGAGGCTTTTTGCCAAGATGAGAAAAGAGCCGAgcctgaaaaagaaaagcagagatGCGG ATCCGGCATCTTTATCCTGTGATGTGTGGGTTCTGCTTAAGAAGTGGCATCCTCAGAGACGGCGCCATCGAGAGAAGGG GTCATTGTGGGCAAGCCTGAGTCGGGTCAGGAAGCTGTTAGCAGGAGCCTCCAATTCTGCATTCATCAACAAAACTGAAGCAAGCTGCTCCAGACCTCATGTGTTTCAGCAGAG GACTTTACGTCGCTGCAAGCATCTTCTCTCCATTCAGACCAGCCTGTCCATTACCAAAGCAAAGCCACGGCATCGAAAGAGGTCGCGGTCTGTGGTCTGGCCACCTGTTGCTGGCTggaattctttaatgaaaaggAGAGCTTCCTTGAACAACACCTCATCTCAGCAGCTTTCTCCTCTCAACCTCAGCGTCAGTGTGAGGCAGGAGGACAAACCGCTTGTGGATGATTCAAGATTAAATGCAGATTTGAAGCGGAGCCCCGGGGCCTCCAGCGAACGGAGGACGACTAATGTCCGGGGCAAACTGAGCAAGCAGGAAGTGCTCGACGGCCTAGACGGAACACGGCGGGTGCTGAAGTTCGAAGACGTGCCTGAAACTGTTGCTGTGGAAACTGCCGAACGGAGGAAAAGCCCTCGGCTGAAGCACAGGCGCCGAGAGGTTCGTGAAGCTCACGACGGTTTCCAGGACGAGCAGCAGGAAGGGATTCCCGAGGATTCGGACGGGTTCAGGACGCCCACAGATCTGTTCAGCGTGAAGCCCAAGATTAAACGAAGTAACCAGAAGAAAATCTCTGCCTCTGGTGTTACAAAACCTGCCGTGCAGAAGCCCAGCTTCACGACCATGCTAGCCGCTCTGGTGAAGAATCAGAACCGGATTATTAAAGAGTCCTGCAAATGA
- the si:ch211-227n13.3 gene encoding uncharacterized protein si:ch211-227n13.3 isoform X3 — protein MKLRRSTDLRGRRLRRREREKDSGIVSVVLSDTDCSQSDGVEEMKDPGPVARDVKRPVRKRGAVKKVDERMLSVAEPERGTIRKRKEDERTLSVEEPEDGRIQKICLAPGAMAEDTLEKLRFRADTSEAKLESQGELESSLDESGTDFTVESGPSSPCRPVHTVRCRECERLFAKMRKEPSLKKKSRDADPASLSCDVWVLLKKWHPQRRRHREKGSLWASLSRVRKLLAGASNSAFINKTEASCSRPHVFQQRTLRRCKHLLSIQTSLSITKAKPRHRKRSRSVVWPPVAGWNSLMKRRASLNNTSSQQLSPLNLSVSVRQEDKPLVDDSRLNADLKRSPGASSERRTTNVRGKLSKQEVLDGLDGTRRVLKFEDVPETVAVETAERRKSPRLKHRRREVREAHDGFQDEQQEGIPEDSDGFRTPTDLFSVKPKIKRSNQKKISASGVTKPAVQKPSFTTMLAALVKNQNRIIKESCK, from the exons ATGAAACTGCGGCGCAGCACAGACCTGAGAGGCCGGCGGCTTCGACGGAGAGAACGTGAGAAGGACTCTGGGATCGTCTCTGTGGTGCTGAGTGACACTGACTGTAGTCAGTCAGACGGTGTGGAAGAAATGAAAGATCCTGGGCCTGTTGCTCGTGATGTGAAGCGGCCAGTGAGGAAGAGAGGAGCCGTGAAAAAAGTAGATGAGAGGATGCTTTCCGTCGCGGAACCGGAACGTGGGACAATTCGGAAGAGAAAAGAAGATGAGAGGACGCTTTCCGTCGAGGAACCAGAAGATGGAAGGATTCAGAAGATCTGCCTGGCACCCGGTGCTATGGCTGAGGACACTTTAGAGAAACTCAGGTTTAGGGCTGATACCTCTGAGGCCAAGCTCGAGTCTCAGGGAGAGCTTGAGTCTTCTTTGGATGAGTCCGGCACTGATTTCACCGTGGAGTCAGGTCCCAGCTCCCCCTGTCGTCCTGTCCATACTGTAAGATGTAGAGAATGCGAGAGGCTTTTTGCCAAGATGAGAAAAGAGCCGAgcctgaaaaagaaaagcagagatGCGG ATCCGGCATCTTTATCCTGTGATGTGTGGGTTCTGCTTAAGAAGTGGCATCCTCAGAGACGGCGCCATCGAGAGAAGGG GTCATTGTGGGCAAGCCTGAGTCGGGTCAGGAAGCTGTTAGCAGGAGCCTCCAATTCTGCATTCATCAACAAAACTGAAGCAAGCTGCTCCAGACCTCATGTGTTTCAGCAGAG GACTTTACGTCGCTGCAAGCATCTTCTCTCCATTCAGACCAGCCTGTCCATTACCAAAGCAAAGCCACGGCATCGAAAGAGGTCGCGGTCTGTGGTCTGGCCACCTGTTGCTGGCTggaattctttaatgaaaaggAGAGCTTCCTTGAACAACACCTCATCTCAGCAGCTTTCTCCTCTCAACCTCAGCGTCAGTGTGAGGCAGGAGGACAAACCGCTTGTGGATGATTCAAGATTAAATGCAGATTTGAAGCGGAGCCCCGGGGCCTCCAGCGAACGGAGGACGACTAATGTCCGGGGCAAACTGAGCAAGCAGGAAGTGCTCGACGGCCTAGACGGAACACGGCGGGTGCTGAAGTTCGAAGACGTGCCTGAAACTGTTGCTGTGGAAACTGCCGAACGGAGGAAAAGCCCTCGGCTGAAGCACAGGCGCCGAGAGGTTCGTGAAGCTCACGACGGTTTCCAGGACGAGCAGCAGGAAGGGATTCCCGAGGATTCGGACGGGTTCAGGACGCCCACAGATCTGTTCAGCGTGAAGCCCAAGATTAAACGAAGTAACCAGAAGAAAATCTCTGCCTCTGGTGTTACAAAACCTGCCGTGCAGAAGCCCAGCTTCACGACCATGCTAGCCGCTCTGGTGAAGAATCAGAACCGGATTATTAAAGAGTCCTGCAAATGA
- the nxph2b gene encoding neurexophilin-2b — translation MKMCQCYSALLMVCLHMVTCGAELRAAVSPLGWGESDKEESVSPYGFRSGILKSLRLFSHTSQSNSQSRETAPGPGALDLWAWLSNHTDTEGTLSRAKRRPYVKTGKFKKMFGWGDFHSNIKTVKLNLLITGKIVDHGNGTFSVYFRHNSTGLGNVSVSLVPPSKAVDFEITQQETIEVPKDHKAFNCRVEYEKTDRSKRTSVCSDFPNRVCFQEQTQSHVSWLCSKPFKVICIYIDFFSADYKLVQKVCPDYNYHSDTPYTSVG, via the exons atGAAGATGTGCCAGTGTTACTCTGCCCTGCTTATGGTCTGTTTACACATg GTGACATGTGGAGCAGAGCTCAGAGCAGCTGTGTCTCCTCTTGGTTGGGGAGAGAGCGATAAGGAGGAAAGTGTCTCTCCTTACGGCTTTCGTTCAGGGATTCTCAAATCCCTGCGGCTTTTCTCCCACACGTCCCAATCTAACAGCCAGAGCCGTGAAACTGCTCCAGGTCCCGGGGCACTGGATCTGTGGGCCTGGTTATCCAACCACACTGATACCGAAGGAACCCTCTCGAGGGCCAAACGTCGCCCCTATGTGAAAACGGGCAAGTTTAAGAAGATGTTTGGCTGGGGCGACTTCCATTCGAACATCAAAACGGTCAAGCTAAACCTTCTGATTACTGGGAAGATCGTTGACCATGGCAACGGAACCTTTAGCGTCTATTTCCGCCACAACTCCACCGGCTTGGGCAACGTGTCCGTCAGCCTGGTCCCGCCCTCCAAGGCCGTCGATTTTGAGATCACTCAACAGGAGACCATAGAGGTGCCCAAAGACCATAAGGCCTTCAATTGTCGAGTGGAATATGAGAAGACGGACCGCAGCAAGAGGACGTCCGTTTGCAGCGACTTCCCGAACAGGGTATGTTTCCAGGAACAGACCCAAAGCCATGTGTCTTGGCTTTGCTCCAAGCCCTTCAAGGTCATCTGCATCTACATTGACTTCTTCAGTGCTGACTATAAGCTAGTACAGAAGGTCTGCCCAGACTACAACTACCACAGTGACACTCCCTATACCTCTGTGGGATAG